In a single window of the Thamnophis elegans isolate rThaEle1 chromosome 8, rThaEle1.pri, whole genome shotgun sequence genome:
- the YTHDF3 gene encoding YTH domain-containing family protein 3 isoform X7, giving the protein MSATSVDQRPKGQGNKVSVQNGSIHQKDAVNDDDFEPYLSSQTNQSNSYPPMSDPYMPSYYAPSIGFPYSLGEAAWSTAGDPPMPYLTTYGQMSNGEHHYIPDGVFSQPGALGNTPPFLGQHGFNFFPGNADFSTWGTSGSQGQSTQSSAYSSSYGYPPSSLGRAIADGQAGFGNDTLSKVPGISSIEQGMTGLKIGGEMTVAVTKTVGSALTSTGMTSIAANNVPAVSSSAPKPTSWAAIARKPAKPQPKLKPKGNVGIGGPTVPPPPIKHNMNIGTWDDKGSVVKAPPIQPVLPPQTIIQQPQPLIHPPPMVQSQLPPPQQQQQPPPQSQQPQGPQQQAQPHQLQQQQQLQNRWVAPRNRGVGFNQSNGAGNENYGIGVIPVSSSPSGVEVHPVLEKLKAINNYNPKDFDWNLKNGRVFIIKSYSEDDIHRSIKYSIWCSTEHGNKRLDAAYRSLNGKGPLYLLFSVNGSGHFCGVAEMKSVVDYNAYAECGSQDKWKGKFDVKWIFVKDVPNNQLRHIRLENNDNKPVTNSRDTQEVPLEKAKQVLKIIATFKHTTSIFDDFAHYEKRQEEEEAMRRERNRNKQ; this is encoded by the exons ATGTCAGCCACCAGCGTCGACCAG AGACCTAAAGGACAGGGAAATAAAG TTTCAGTGCAAAACGGTTCGATTCATCAAAAGGATGCAGTAAATGATGATGATTTTGAGCCATATCTGAGTAGCCAGACAAATCAG agTAATAGCTATCCACCAATGTCAGACCCATACATGCCTAGTTATTATGCTCCCTCCATTGGTTTTCCATACTCTCTGGGTGAAGCAGCATGGTCCACAGCTGGAGATCCTCCAATGCCATACTTGACAACTTATGGACAGATGAGCAATGGTGAACACCACTATATTCCCGATGGTGTATTCAGTCAACCTGGGGCTTTAGGGAATACTCCTCCGTTTCTTGGTCAGcatggatttaatttttttcctggaaatgcAGATTTCTCTACATGGGGGACAAGTGGATCTCAGGGGCAATCAACCCAAAGCTCTGCTTATAGCAGCAGCTATGGCTACCCACCCAGCTCTCTCGGTAGAGCTATAGCCGATGGACAGGCTGGATTTGGCAATGATACTTTGAGCAAGGTACCTGGAATTAGCAGCATTGAACAAGGTATGACTGGATTGAAAATTGGTGGTGAAATGACAGTTGCTGTAACAAAAACAGTTGGATCAGCTCTAACCAGTACAGGTATGACCAGCATTGCAGCAAATAATGTGCCTGCAGTTAGCAGTTCAGCACCTAAACCAACCTCGTGGGCTGCCATTGCAAGAAAGCCTGCTAAGCCTCAGCCAAAACTTAAACCTAAAGGTAATGTGGGAATTGGGGGCCCTACAGTACCGCCACCACCTATAAAACACAACATGAATATTGGCACTTGGGATGACAAAGGGTCGGTGGTAAAAGCTCCTCCAATCCAACCAGTACTGCCTCCTCAGACTATAATTCAACAGCCTCAGCCTTTAATTCATCCACCTCCTATGGTGcaaagccagctgccaccgccgcaacagcaacagcagccaCCACCACAGTCACAACAGCCTCAAGGACCTCAGCAACAGGCTCAGCCTCAtcagctgcagcagcagcaacagctgcAAAATCGCTGGGTGGCTCCTCGCAATAGAGGTGTAGGCTTCAATCAGAGCAATGGAGCTGGCAATGAAAACTATGGTATAGGTGTTATACCAGTTAGCTCTTCACCATCTGGTGTAGAAGTACACCCAGTTTTGGAAAAATTAAAGGCCATAAATAACTATAATCCCAAAGACTTTGACTGGAACCTGAAGAATGGTCGTGTGTTTATAATCAAAAGCTATTCAGAGGATGATATACATCGTTCCATTAAATATTCTATCTGGTGTAGTACTGAACATGGTAATAAGCGCTTGGATGCTGCATATCGTTCACTGAATGGAAAAGGCCCACTCTATTTACTTTTCAGTGTGAATGGCAGTGGACACTTCTGTGGAGTAGCTGAGATGAAGTCGGTGGTGGACTACAATGCGTATGCTGAGTGTGGGTCTCAGGATAAATGGAAGGGGAAGTTTGATGTTAAGTGGATCTTTGTTAAAGACGTTCCGAACAACCAGCTGCGGCACATTCGCTTGGAAAATAATGACAACAAACCAGTTACCAATTCAAGGGACACTCAAGAAGTACCCCTAGAAAAAGCCAAGCAAGTGCTTAAAATAATTGCTACTTTCAAGCATACCACCTCAATCTTTGATGACTTTGCACATTATGAAAAGCgtcaagaggaggaggaagccatGCGTAGG GAGAGGAATAGAAACAAACAATAA
- the YTHDF3 gene encoding YTH domain-containing family protein 3 isoform X6, which translates to MNCTNFVSVQNGSIHQKDAVNDDDFEPYLSSQTNQSNSYPPMSDPYMPSYYAPSIGFPYSLGEAAWSTAGDPPMPYLTTYGQMSNGEHHYIPDGVFSQPGALGNTPPFLGQHGFNFFPGNADFSTWGTSGSQGQSTQSSAYSSSYGYPPSSLGRAIADGQAGFGNDTLSKVPGISSIEQGMTGLKIGGEMTVAVTKTVGSALTSTGMTSIAANNVPAVSSSAPKPTSWAAIARKPAKPQPKLKPKGNVGIGGPTVPPPPIKHNMNIGTWDDKGSVVKAPPIQPVLPPQTIIQQPQPLIHPPPMVQSQLPPPQQQQQPPPQSQQPQGPQQQAQPHQLQQQQQLQNRWVAPRNRGVGFNQSNGAGNENYGIGVIPVSSSPSGVEVHPVLEKLKAINNYNPKDFDWNLKNGRVFIIKSYSEDDIHRSIKYSIWCSTEHGNKRLDAAYRSLNGKGPLYLLFSVNGSGHFCGVAEMKSVVDYNAYAECGSQDKWKGKFDVKWIFVKDVPNNQLRHIRLENNDNKPVTNSRDTQEVPLEKAKQVLKIIATFKHTTSIFDDFAHYEKRQEEEEAMRRMIPAFPDFGRLQGKEVVLPSNYEVNLAISTSFYQLRQPLLN; encoded by the exons ATGAATTGTACCAATTTTG TTTCAGTGCAAAACGGTTCGATTCATCAAAAGGATGCAGTAAATGATGATGATTTTGAGCCATATCTGAGTAGCCAGACAAATCAG agTAATAGCTATCCACCAATGTCAGACCCATACATGCCTAGTTATTATGCTCCCTCCATTGGTTTTCCATACTCTCTGGGTGAAGCAGCATGGTCCACAGCTGGAGATCCTCCAATGCCATACTTGACAACTTATGGACAGATGAGCAATGGTGAACACCACTATATTCCCGATGGTGTATTCAGTCAACCTGGGGCTTTAGGGAATACTCCTCCGTTTCTTGGTCAGcatggatttaatttttttcctggaaatgcAGATTTCTCTACATGGGGGACAAGTGGATCTCAGGGGCAATCAACCCAAAGCTCTGCTTATAGCAGCAGCTATGGCTACCCACCCAGCTCTCTCGGTAGAGCTATAGCCGATGGACAGGCTGGATTTGGCAATGATACTTTGAGCAAGGTACCTGGAATTAGCAGCATTGAACAAGGTATGACTGGATTGAAAATTGGTGGTGAAATGACAGTTGCTGTAACAAAAACAGTTGGATCAGCTCTAACCAGTACAGGTATGACCAGCATTGCAGCAAATAATGTGCCTGCAGTTAGCAGTTCAGCACCTAAACCAACCTCGTGGGCTGCCATTGCAAGAAAGCCTGCTAAGCCTCAGCCAAAACTTAAACCTAAAGGTAATGTGGGAATTGGGGGCCCTACAGTACCGCCACCACCTATAAAACACAACATGAATATTGGCACTTGGGATGACAAAGGGTCGGTGGTAAAAGCTCCTCCAATCCAACCAGTACTGCCTCCTCAGACTATAATTCAACAGCCTCAGCCTTTAATTCATCCACCTCCTATGGTGcaaagccagctgccaccgccgcaacagcaacagcagccaCCACCACAGTCACAACAGCCTCAAGGACCTCAGCAACAGGCTCAGCCTCAtcagctgcagcagcagcaacagctgcAAAATCGCTGGGTGGCTCCTCGCAATAGAGGTGTAGGCTTCAATCAGAGCAATGGAGCTGGCAATGAAAACTATGGTATAGGTGTTATACCAGTTAGCTCTTCACCATCTGGTGTAGAAGTACACCCAGTTTTGGAAAAATTAAAGGCCATAAATAACTATAATCCCAAAGACTTTGACTGGAACCTGAAGAATGGTCGTGTGTTTATAATCAAAAGCTATTCAGAGGATGATATACATCGTTCCATTAAATATTCTATCTGGTGTAGTACTGAACATGGTAATAAGCGCTTGGATGCTGCATATCGTTCACTGAATGGAAAAGGCCCACTCTATTTACTTTTCAGTGTGAATGGCAGTGGACACTTCTGTGGAGTAGCTGAGATGAAGTCGGTGGTGGACTACAATGCGTATGCTGAGTGTGGGTCTCAGGATAAATGGAAGGGGAAGTTTGATGTTAAGTGGATCTTTGTTAAAGACGTTCCGAACAACCAGCTGCGGCACATTCGCTTGGAAAATAATGACAACAAACCAGTTACCAATTCAAGGGACACTCAAGAAGTACCCCTAGAAAAAGCCAAGCAAGTGCTTAAAATAATTGCTACTTTCAAGCATACCACCTCAATCTTTGATGACTTTGCACATTATGAAAAGCgtcaagaggaggaggaagccatGCGTAGG ATGATCCCTGCATTTCCAGATTTTGGGAGGCTACAGGGGAAGGAGGTTGTTTTGCCTTCCAACTATGAG GTCAATTTGGCCATCTCAACAAGTTTTTATCAACTTCGCCAACCACTCCTCAACT GA
- the YTHDF3 gene encoding YTH domain-containing family protein 3 isoform X9 — protein MNCTNFVSVQNGSIHQKDAVNDDDFEPYLSSQTNQSNSYPPMSDPYMPSYYAPSIGFPYSLGEAAWSTAGDPPMPYLTTYGQMSNGEHHYIPDGVFSQPGALGNTPPFLGQHGFNFFPGNADFSTWGTSGSQGQSTQSSAYSSSYGYPPSSLGRAIADGQAGFGNDTLSKVPGISSIEQGMTGLKIGGEMTVAVTKTVGSALTSTGMTSIAANNVPAVSSSAPKPTSWAAIARKPAKPQPKLKPKGNVGIGGPTVPPPPIKHNMNIGTWDDKGSVVKAPPIQPVLPPQTIIQQPQPLIHPPPMVQSQLPPPQQQQQPPPQSQQPQGPQQQAQPHQLQQQQQLQNRWVAPRNRGVGFNQSNGAGNENYGIGVIPVSSSPSGVEVHPVLEKLKAINNYNPKDFDWNLKNGRVFIIKSYSEDDIHRSIKYSIWCSTEHGNKRLDAAYRSLNGKGPLYLLFSVNGSGHFCGVAEMKSVVDYNAYAECGSQDKWKGKFDVKWIFVKDVPNNQLRHIRLENNDNKPVTNSRDTQEVPLEKAKQVLKIIATFKHTTSIFDDFAHYEKRQEEEEAMRRERNRNKQ, from the exons ATGAATTGTACCAATTTTG TTTCAGTGCAAAACGGTTCGATTCATCAAAAGGATGCAGTAAATGATGATGATTTTGAGCCATATCTGAGTAGCCAGACAAATCAG agTAATAGCTATCCACCAATGTCAGACCCATACATGCCTAGTTATTATGCTCCCTCCATTGGTTTTCCATACTCTCTGGGTGAAGCAGCATGGTCCACAGCTGGAGATCCTCCAATGCCATACTTGACAACTTATGGACAGATGAGCAATGGTGAACACCACTATATTCCCGATGGTGTATTCAGTCAACCTGGGGCTTTAGGGAATACTCCTCCGTTTCTTGGTCAGcatggatttaatttttttcctggaaatgcAGATTTCTCTACATGGGGGACAAGTGGATCTCAGGGGCAATCAACCCAAAGCTCTGCTTATAGCAGCAGCTATGGCTACCCACCCAGCTCTCTCGGTAGAGCTATAGCCGATGGACAGGCTGGATTTGGCAATGATACTTTGAGCAAGGTACCTGGAATTAGCAGCATTGAACAAGGTATGACTGGATTGAAAATTGGTGGTGAAATGACAGTTGCTGTAACAAAAACAGTTGGATCAGCTCTAACCAGTACAGGTATGACCAGCATTGCAGCAAATAATGTGCCTGCAGTTAGCAGTTCAGCACCTAAACCAACCTCGTGGGCTGCCATTGCAAGAAAGCCTGCTAAGCCTCAGCCAAAACTTAAACCTAAAGGTAATGTGGGAATTGGGGGCCCTACAGTACCGCCACCACCTATAAAACACAACATGAATATTGGCACTTGGGATGACAAAGGGTCGGTGGTAAAAGCTCCTCCAATCCAACCAGTACTGCCTCCTCAGACTATAATTCAACAGCCTCAGCCTTTAATTCATCCACCTCCTATGGTGcaaagccagctgccaccgccgcaacagcaacagcagccaCCACCACAGTCACAACAGCCTCAAGGACCTCAGCAACAGGCTCAGCCTCAtcagctgcagcagcagcaacagctgcAAAATCGCTGGGTGGCTCCTCGCAATAGAGGTGTAGGCTTCAATCAGAGCAATGGAGCTGGCAATGAAAACTATGGTATAGGTGTTATACCAGTTAGCTCTTCACCATCTGGTGTAGAAGTACACCCAGTTTTGGAAAAATTAAAGGCCATAAATAACTATAATCCCAAAGACTTTGACTGGAACCTGAAGAATGGTCGTGTGTTTATAATCAAAAGCTATTCAGAGGATGATATACATCGTTCCATTAAATATTCTATCTGGTGTAGTACTGAACATGGTAATAAGCGCTTGGATGCTGCATATCGTTCACTGAATGGAAAAGGCCCACTCTATTTACTTTTCAGTGTGAATGGCAGTGGACACTTCTGTGGAGTAGCTGAGATGAAGTCGGTGGTGGACTACAATGCGTATGCTGAGTGTGGGTCTCAGGATAAATGGAAGGGGAAGTTTGATGTTAAGTGGATCTTTGTTAAAGACGTTCCGAACAACCAGCTGCGGCACATTCGCTTGGAAAATAATGACAACAAACCAGTTACCAATTCAAGGGACACTCAAGAAGTACCCCTAGAAAAAGCCAAGCAAGTGCTTAAAATAATTGCTACTTTCAAGCATACCACCTCAATCTTTGATGACTTTGCACATTATGAAAAGCgtcaagaggaggaggaagccatGCGTAGG GAGAGGAATAGAAACAAACAATAA
- the YTHDF3 gene encoding YTH domain-containing family protein 3 isoform X8, producing MSDPYMPSYYAPSIGFPYSLGEAAWSTAGDPPMPYLTTYGQMSNGEHHYIPDGVFSQPGALGNTPPFLGQHGFNFFPGNADFSTWGTSGSQGQSTQSSAYSSSYGYPPSSLGRAIADGQAGFGNDTLSKVPGISSIEQGMTGLKIGGEMTVAVTKTVGSALTSTGMTSIAANNVPAVSSSAPKPTSWAAIARKPAKPQPKLKPKGNVGIGGPTVPPPPIKHNMNIGTWDDKGSVVKAPPIQPVLPPQTIIQQPQPLIHPPPMVQSQLPPPQQQQQPPPQSQQPQGPQQQAQPHQLQQQQQLQNRWVAPRNRGVGFNQSNGAGNENYGIGVIPVSSSPSGVEVHPVLEKLKAINNYNPKDFDWNLKNGRVFIIKSYSEDDIHRSIKYSIWCSTEHGNKRLDAAYRSLNGKGPLYLLFSVNGSGHFCGVAEMKSVVDYNAYAECGSQDKWKGKFDVKWIFVKDVPNNQLRHIRLENNDNKPVTNSRDTQEVPLEKAKQVLKIIATFKHTTSIFDDFAHYEKRQEEEEAMRRMIPAFPDFGRLQGKEVVLPSNYEVNLAISTSFYQLRQPLLN from the exons ATGTCAGACCCATACATGCCTAGTTATTATGCTCCCTCCATTGGTTTTCCATACTCTCTGGGTGAAGCAGCATGGTCCACAGCTGGAGATCCTCCAATGCCATACTTGACAACTTATGGACAGATGAGCAATGGTGAACACCACTATATTCCCGATGGTGTATTCAGTCAACCTGGGGCTTTAGGGAATACTCCTCCGTTTCTTGGTCAGcatggatttaatttttttcctggaaatgcAGATTTCTCTACATGGGGGACAAGTGGATCTCAGGGGCAATCAACCCAAAGCTCTGCTTATAGCAGCAGCTATGGCTACCCACCCAGCTCTCTCGGTAGAGCTATAGCCGATGGACAGGCTGGATTTGGCAATGATACTTTGAGCAAGGTACCTGGAATTAGCAGCATTGAACAAGGTATGACTGGATTGAAAATTGGTGGTGAAATGACAGTTGCTGTAACAAAAACAGTTGGATCAGCTCTAACCAGTACAGGTATGACCAGCATTGCAGCAAATAATGTGCCTGCAGTTAGCAGTTCAGCACCTAAACCAACCTCGTGGGCTGCCATTGCAAGAAAGCCTGCTAAGCCTCAGCCAAAACTTAAACCTAAAGGTAATGTGGGAATTGGGGGCCCTACAGTACCGCCACCACCTATAAAACACAACATGAATATTGGCACTTGGGATGACAAAGGGTCGGTGGTAAAAGCTCCTCCAATCCAACCAGTACTGCCTCCTCAGACTATAATTCAACAGCCTCAGCCTTTAATTCATCCACCTCCTATGGTGcaaagccagctgccaccgccgcaacagcaacagcagccaCCACCACAGTCACAACAGCCTCAAGGACCTCAGCAACAGGCTCAGCCTCAtcagctgcagcagcagcaacagctgcAAAATCGCTGGGTGGCTCCTCGCAATAGAGGTGTAGGCTTCAATCAGAGCAATGGAGCTGGCAATGAAAACTATGGTATAGGTGTTATACCAGTTAGCTCTTCACCATCTGGTGTAGAAGTACACCCAGTTTTGGAAAAATTAAAGGCCATAAATAACTATAATCCCAAAGACTTTGACTGGAACCTGAAGAATGGTCGTGTGTTTATAATCAAAAGCTATTCAGAGGATGATATACATCGTTCCATTAAATATTCTATCTGGTGTAGTACTGAACATGGTAATAAGCGCTTGGATGCTGCATATCGTTCACTGAATGGAAAAGGCCCACTCTATTTACTTTTCAGTGTGAATGGCAGTGGACACTTCTGTGGAGTAGCTGAGATGAAGTCGGTGGTGGACTACAATGCGTATGCTGAGTGTGGGTCTCAGGATAAATGGAAGGGGAAGTTTGATGTTAAGTGGATCTTTGTTAAAGACGTTCCGAACAACCAGCTGCGGCACATTCGCTTGGAAAATAATGACAACAAACCAGTTACCAATTCAAGGGACACTCAAGAAGTACCCCTAGAAAAAGCCAAGCAAGTGCTTAAAATAATTGCTACTTTCAAGCATACCACCTCAATCTTTGATGACTTTGCACATTATGAAAAGCgtcaagaggaggaggaagccatGCGTAGG ATGATCCCTGCATTTCCAGATTTTGGGAGGCTACAGGGGAAGGAGGTTGTTTTGCCTTCCAACTATGAG GTCAATTTGGCCATCTCAACAAGTTTTTATCAACTTCGCCAACCACTCCTCAACT GA